A DNA window from Sphingomonas changnyeongensis contains the following coding sequences:
- a CDS encoding ComEC/Rec2 family competence protein encodes MFVVLRLLALSPGLALRWSLPLVAAAAGAMAGAGYAWLTGAEVPTVRALVAALLVLAGLALGREAITLRLVAAGALVVLALWPEALIGASFQFSFAAVTAIVALHDHPASRRLFARREEAALAAALRALAAILASGLAVEIALAPIALYHFHQQGVYGALANLAAIPLTTFVIMPAEALALALDAAGLGAPLWWITGRAIDLLLALAQLTAAAPGAVLRLPLMPGGAALAMLAGGLWMLLWTRTHRWLGLAPALGGAVWAVAPPPPDLIVTGDGRHVAVRGPAGDYAGIRAGNGGFVDMMLADAVASDSPLASLALSPDARCSPDACVVTIIRQGRTWRMMVTRTDLMMPFQPLVAACAAADIVVSDRRLPAGCRPRWLKLDRPALARSGGVAIRFGRQPSLAHAIRPDDRHPWRISRPQPRGWSIAAQ; translated from the coding sequence ATGTTTGTCGTGCTGCGGCTGCTGGCGCTCAGCCCCGGGCTGGCGCTGCGCTGGTCGCTGCCGCTGGTCGCGGCGGCGGCCGGCGCGATGGCCGGCGCGGGCTATGCCTGGCTGACCGGGGCCGAGGTGCCGACGGTGCGCGCGCTGGTGGCCGCCCTGCTGGTGCTGGCCGGGCTTGCGCTGGGGCGCGAGGCGATCACGCTCAGGCTGGTCGCGGCCGGGGCGCTGGTCGTGCTGGCGCTCTGGCCCGAAGCGCTGATTGGCGCGAGCTTCCAGTTCAGCTTTGCCGCGGTGACGGCGATTGTCGCGCTGCACGATCATCCCGCGTCCCGTCGCCTGTTCGCGCGGCGGGAGGAGGCGGCGCTGGCAGCCGCGCTGCGCGCACTGGCGGCGATCCTTGCCAGCGGGCTGGCGGTCGAGATCGCGCTTGCGCCGATCGCGCTGTATCATTTTCACCAGCAGGGCGTGTATGGCGCGCTCGCCAATCTGGCCGCCATCCCGCTGACGACCTTCGTCATCATGCCGGCAGAAGCGCTGGCGCTGGCGCTCGACGCCGCCGGGCTGGGCGCGCCGCTCTGGTGGATCACGGGCCGGGCCATCGACCTGCTGCTGGCGCTGGCGCAGCTGACGGCGGCGGCCCCCGGGGCGGTCCTCCGTCTGCCGCTGATGCCGGGCGGGGCGGCGCTGGCGATGCTGGCCGGCGGACTGTGGATGCTGCTCTGGACAAGGACGCACCGCTGGCTGGGGCTGGCCCCGGCGCTGGGCGGCGCGGTCTGGGCGGTGGCGCCGCCGCCGCCGGACCTGATCGTCACCGGCGATGGCCGGCATGTCGCCGTGCGCGGCCCGGCGGGCGACTATGCGGGCATCCGCGCGGGCAATGGCGGCTTCGTCGACATGATGCTGGCCGATGCGGTGGCAAGCGACAGCCCGCTGGCCAGCCTTGCGCTGTCACCTGATGCGCGGTGCAGCCCCGATGCCTGTGTGGTGACGATCATCCGTCAGGGCCGGACATGGCGGATGATGGTGACCCGCACCGATCTGATGATGCCTTTCCAGCCATTGGTTGCCGCATGCGCCGCCGCCGACATCGTCGTCAGCGATCGCCGCCTGCCGGCCGGCTGCCGCCCGCGCTGGTTGAAGCTTGACCGGCCGGCGCTGGCGCGCAGCGGCGGCGTTGCCATCCGCTTCGGCCGCCAGCCATCGCTGGCCCATGCCATTCGCCCGGATGACCGGCACCCGTGGCGCATCTCCCGCCCGCAGCCGCGTGGGTGGAGCATCGCCGCTCAGTAG
- the gltX gene encoding glutamate--tRNA ligase: MLGASPVTITFFTAWEQPRVSASSVVTRFAPSPTGFLHIGGARTALFNLLFARHHGGKFLLRIEDTDKARSTQAAIDAILDGMTWLDLNWDGDVVYQSQRAARHAEVAEALLASGHAYRCYATPEELAELREAQRAAKQPMRYDGRWRDRAPGPEQDGKPFAVRLKAPRDGETVIDDLVQGRVVVQNSELDDMILLRSDGTPTYMLAVVVDDHDMGVTHVIRGDDHLNNAFRQLGIIRAMGWPEPAYAHIPLIHGSDGAKLSKRHGALGVDAYRDELGILPEALSNYLLRLGWGHGDAEIISRAQATEWFDIGGVGRSPSRFDLKKLENLNGHYLREADDARLAALAAPRIAAVLGRALTDADLALVGRAMPELKPRAKNLHEIADGAMFLFASRPLVMEEKAAALLEGDGTRLLGLVHERLTAVTDWSAEALDAGVRAVAEAEGIGLGKVAQPLRAALTGRTTSPGIFDVLVLLGRDESLARLADRLAA; this comes from the coding sequence ATGCTAGGGGCGTCGCCGGTCACCATCACGTTCTTCACAGCCTGGGAGCAACCGCGCGTGAGCGCAAGCAGCGTCGTCACCCGTTTCGCCCCGTCGCCGACGGGGTTCCTGCACATCGGCGGTGCGCGCACCGCATTGTTCAACCTGCTGTTCGCCCGCCATCATGGCGGCAAGTTCCTGCTGCGCATCGAGGATACCGACAAGGCGCGCTCGACCCAGGCGGCGATCGACGCGATCCTCGACGGGATGACCTGGCTGGACCTGAACTGGGACGGCGACGTGGTCTATCAGTCGCAGCGCGCCGCCCGCCATGCCGAGGTGGCCGAGGCGCTGCTGGCGAGCGGCCATGCCTATCGCTGCTATGCGACGCCCGAGGAACTGGCCGAACTGCGCGAGGCGCAGCGCGCGGCGAAACAGCCGATGCGCTATGACGGCCGCTGGCGCGACCGCGCGCCGGGGCCGGAGCAGGACGGCAAGCCCTTTGCCGTGCGGCTGAAGGCCCCGCGCGACGGCGAAACGGTGATCGACGATCTGGTGCAGGGCCGCGTGGTCGTCCAGAACAGCGAGCTGGACGACATGATCCTGCTGCGGTCGGACGGAACGCCGACCTATATGCTCGCCGTCGTCGTCGACGATCACGACATGGGCGTCACCCATGTCATCCGCGGCGACGATCATCTGAACAACGCCTTCCGCCAGCTGGGCATCATCCGCGCGATGGGCTGGCCGGAGCCGGCTTATGCGCACATCCCGCTGATCCACGGATCGGACGGGGCCAAGCTGTCCAAGCGGCACGGGGCGCTGGGCGTCGATGCCTATCGCGACGAACTGGGCATCCTGCCCGAGGCGCTGTCAAACTATCTGCTGCGCCTCGGCTGGGGGCATGGCGATGCGGAAATCATTTCGCGGGCGCAGGCGACCGAATGGTTCGATATCGGCGGGGTCGGCCGTTCGCCGTCACGCTTCGACCTGAAAAAGCTCGAAAATCTGAACGGCCATTATCTGCGCGAGGCGGATGACGCCCGGCTCGCCGCGCTGGCCGCGCCGCGCATTGCAGCCGTGCTGGGGCGTGCGCTCACCGACGCCGATCTGGCGCTGGTCGGGCGGGCGATGCCCGAGCTCAAACCGCGTGCGAAGAATCTCCACGAAATCGCTGACGGGGCGATGTTCCTGTTCGCCAGCCGGCCGCTCGTGATGGAAGAAAAGGCCGCCGCCCTGCTGGAAGGCGACGGCACGCGCCTGCTGGGTCTTGTGCATGAACGCCTGACAGCGGTGACCGACTGGTCGGCCGAGGCGCTCGATGCCGGCGTCCGCGCGGTCGCGGAAGCCGAGGGCATCGGCCTTGGCAAGGTGGCGCAGCCGCTGCGTGCGGCCTTGACCGGGCGCACGACTTCGCCAGGAATTTTTGACGTGCTTGTTCTATTGGGACGCGACGAATCGCTGGCACGGCTGGCCGACCGGCTGGCGGCATGA
- the moaC gene encoding cyclic pyranopterin monophosphate synthase MoaC: MAGERDAEGGGDREGLTHLDAAGHARMVDVSAKPATLRTAIAAGRILMSAEAAAAIAAGTVVKGDVLAAARIAGIMAAKRTADLIPLCHPVALSGVTIDLDAAPDGVTATATARTTGPTGVEMEALTAVSVALLTVYDMAKALDRGMRIDGIGLVAKSGGRSGDWQA, encoded by the coding sequence ATGGCCGGGGAGCGGGACGCAGAGGGTGGCGGCGACAGGGAAGGCCTGACCCATCTCGACGCCGCCGGCCATGCCCGGATGGTCGATGTGTCGGCCAAGCCCGCCACCCTGCGCACCGCCATTGCCGCGGGACGCATCCTGATGTCGGCAGAGGCGGCGGCGGCGATCGCGGCGGGCACGGTGGTGAAGGGCGACGTGCTGGCCGCCGCGCGCATCGCCGGCATCATGGCCGCCAAGCGCACCGCCGATCTGATCCCGCTCTGTCATCCGGTCGCCCTGTCGGGCGTCACGATCGATCTCGATGCCGCACCCGACGGGGTGACCGCCACCGCCACCGCGCGCACCACCGGGCCGACGGGCGTGGAGATGGAGGCGCTGACCGCCGTGTCGGTCGCGCTGCTGACGGTCTATGACATGGCGAAAGCGCTCGACCGGGGAATGCGGATCGACGGCATCGGGCTGGTTGCCAAAAGCGGCGGCCGGTCGGGCGACTGGCAGGCCTGA
- a CDS encoding ComEC/Rec2 family competence protein: MSRIESWLDGERDQLPLWLPVALAAGIGGWFALPGPVEWCVLILSGAAVAALGLALGAHRRLGHGLIWAGMVLALGCALVWGRALIVAAPVLDRPVVTGFAAEIDSVGQLTSRRSLRLVLRPLDRPDLPPRVRLTAKQEMAPADLMPGDRIRLTARLAPPLPPAMPGAHDPARAAWFAAIGASGRALGPVARLARAPPDRASGLRVRLSAHIAGALAARPAGIAVALATGDQGRVSAGDQDALRRAGLAHLLSVSGLHVTALVGR, from the coding sequence TTGAGCCGGATCGAGAGCTGGCTCGATGGTGAGCGTGATCAGCTGCCGCTGTGGCTGCCGGTCGCGTTGGCGGCCGGTATCGGCGGCTGGTTCGCCTTGCCCGGGCCGGTTGAATGGTGCGTGCTGATCCTGTCGGGCGCGGCGGTGGCGGCGCTCGGGCTCGCTCTCGGCGCGCATCGGCGGCTGGGGCACGGCCTGATCTGGGCCGGGATGGTGCTGGCGCTGGGCTGTGCGCTCGTCTGGGGGCGGGCGCTGATCGTGGCGGCACCGGTGCTCGACCGGCCGGTCGTCACCGGCTTTGCCGCCGAGATCGACTCGGTCGGGCAGCTGACGTCGAGGCGCTCGCTCCGCCTTGTCCTGCGCCCGCTCGACCGGCCGGACCTGCCGCCGCGCGTCAGGCTGACCGCGAAGCAGGAGATGGCCCCCGCCGACCTGATGCCCGGCGACCGCATCCGCCTGACCGCCCGGCTGGCCCCGCCGCTGCCGCCGGCCATGCCCGGCGCGCATGATCCGGCGCGCGCGGCCTGGTTTGCCGCGATCGGCGCGAGCGGCCGTGCGCTCGGCCCCGTGGCCCGGCTGGCGCGCGCGCCGCCGGACCGCGCATCCGGGCTGCGCGTCCGCCTGTCCGCGCATATCGCGGGTGCCCTGGCGGCGCGCCCCGCCGGCATTGCGGTGGCGCTGGCGACCGGCGATCAGGGACGGGTCAGCGCCGGGGATCAGGACGCGCTGCGTCGCGCGGGACTGGCCCATTTGCTGTCCGTCAGCGGCCTGCATGTGACCGCGCTGGTGGGGCGGTGA
- the lexA gene encoding transcriptional repressor LexA, with product MLTRKQHELLLFIQDRLAKSGVSPSFEEMKEALDLKSKSGVHRLIGALEERQFIRRLPNRARALEVLRLPDGGGAPAEKTRAPSPAAPPVAANENVLDIPLHGRIAAGSPIEALEGQSSLSVPAALLGPGEHYALEVAGDSMVEAGILDGDYALIRRAETARDGQIVVALIDDEEATLKFFRREGAMVRLDPANRAYDPQRYTPNRVRVQGCLAGLLRRY from the coding sequence ATGCTGACGCGCAAGCAACATGAACTGCTCCTTTTCATCCAAGACCGCCTCGCCAAAAGTGGCGTGTCGCCCTCGTTCGAGGAGATGAAGGAGGCGCTCGACCTCAAGTCCAAATCGGGTGTCCACCGCCTGATCGGCGCGCTGGAGGAGCGGCAGTTCATCCGCCGCCTGCCCAACCGCGCCCGCGCGCTTGAGGTGCTGCGCCTGCCCGATGGCGGCGGTGCCCCGGCGGAAAAGACGCGCGCGCCCAGCCCCGCCGCCCCGCCGGTGGCCGCCAACGAAAATGTGCTCGACATCCCGCTTCATGGCCGGATCGCCGCGGGCAGCCCGATCGAGGCGCTGGAGGGGCAGTCGAGCCTGTCGGTTCCCGCCGCTCTGCTGGGGCCGGGCGAACATTATGCGCTTGAAGTGGCTGGCGATTCGATGGTCGAAGCCGGGATCCTCGACGGCGATTATGCGCTGATCCGCCGCGCCGAGACGGCGCGCGACGGGCAGATCGTGGTCGCGCTGATCGACGATGAGGAAGCAACCCTCAAATTTTTCCGCCGCGAGGGCGCGATGGTGCGGCTCGATCCGGCCAACCGCGCTTATGATCCGCAGCGCTACACGCCCAACCGCGTCCGCGTGCAGGGCTGTCTGGCGGGGCTGCTGCGCCGCTACTGA
- a CDS encoding DUF3833 family protein: MRRRAVPILLALVGIAPLAACARPGATAALPSPGPVFDPATFFVGRTEGSGTLARRWHDPEAVSVSGTGELLVDGTLVLRQRVSRTGHPDRRRLWRLRPTGVPGEYRGHMSDATDLVTARVTGNRLTIAYPMRGGFTAVQQIDLAADGQSAVNRMTVTLRGLRVATLDEVIRRVGPTR, encoded by the coding sequence ATGCGCCGCCGGGCGGTGCCGATCCTGCTCGCGCTGGTCGGCATCGCCCCGCTCGCAGCCTGTGCCCGGCCCGGCGCGACGGCGGCGTTGCCGTCGCCCGGCCCGGTGTTCGATCCGGCGACGTTCTTCGTCGGCCGGACCGAAGGCAGCGGCACCCTTGCGCGGCGCTGGCATGATCCGGAAGCGGTCAGCGTGTCGGGCACCGGCGAACTGCTCGTCGACGGCACTTTGGTGCTGCGTCAGCGGGTCAGCCGCACCGGCCATCCGGACCGGCGGCGGCTGTGGCGGCTGCGGCCGACCGGCGTGCCGGGCGAATATCGCGGCCATATGTCGGATGCGACCGATCTGGTGACCGCGCGGGTGACCGGCAACCGGCTGACCATCGCTTATCCGATGCGCGGCGGCTTTACCGCCGTGCAGCAGATCGACCTCGCTGCCGACGGGCAGAGCGCGGTCAACCGCATGACCGTGACGCTGCGCGGGCTGAGGGTCGCAACGCTCGACGAGGTGATCCGGCGGGTCGGCCCGACGCGCTGA
- a CDS encoding molybdopterin molybdotransferase MoeA encodes MTPAPSLLPVSEAQARLIAVAPLLPPALLPLAEAAGRWAAEDVVARVDHPFADLSAMDGYAIRHADLPGPWQVTATIAAGRMPAAPIGPGMAARIFTGAPLPAGADTILVQEDARRDGDRLTLAGDGPDRRGAHVRRRAMNFAAGDTLIPAGARIAPARIGLAALGGHAVLPVRGRARIALLSTGDELAAPGAPLRPGQIHAANAAMIAAQLAALPVMVSDCGIIADDRAALARAIADAAAQADILVTIGGASVGDHDLVQPALADCGATLDFWRIAMRPGKPLMAGQLSATMVLGLPGNPVSAFVTSALFLMPLIAAMGGATAPLPPTLSLPLGEALPAVGPRADYLRGRVADGRVFPVGVQDSGVLTGLARADALIIRPAHAPALPAGAFADVHIIA; translated from the coding sequence ATGACGCCCGCCCCGTCCCTCCTTCCCGTATCCGAAGCCCAGGCGCGGCTGATTGCCGTAGCGCCGCTGCTTCCCCCCGCGCTGCTGCCGCTGGCCGAGGCCGCCGGCCGCTGGGCGGCGGAGGATGTTGTCGCGCGGGTCGATCACCCCTTTGCCGACCTGTCGGCGATGGATGGTTATGCGATCCGCCATGCCGATCTGCCCGGACCATGGCAGGTGACCGCCACCATCGCCGCCGGCCGGATGCCCGCCGCACCGATCGGCCCGGGCATGGCGGCGCGCATCTTTACCGGCGCCCCGCTGCCAGCCGGGGCAGACACCATCCTTGTCCAGGAAGACGCCCGGCGCGACGGCGACCGGCTGACCCTGGCCGGGGACGGGCCCGACCGGCGGGGCGCGCATGTCCGCCGCCGGGCGATGAACTTTGCCGCCGGCGATACGCTGATCCCTGCCGGGGCACGGATCGCCCCGGCCCGGATCGGGCTGGCGGCGCTTGGCGGCCATGCCGTGCTGCCGGTGCGCGGCCGGGCACGCATCGCGCTGTTGTCGACCGGGGACGAGCTGGCGGCACCGGGCGCGCCGCTTCGCCCCGGCCAGATCCACGCCGCCAATGCCGCGATGATCGCGGCGCAGCTCGCCGCCCTGCCGGTCATGGTCAGCGACTGCGGGATCATCGCTGACGACCGCGCCGCGCTCGCCCGCGCGATCGCCGATGCGGCGGCGCAGGCGGACATTCTGGTGACGATCGGCGGCGCATCGGTGGGCGACCATGATCTGGTGCAGCCGGCGCTTGCCGATTGCGGGGCGACGCTCGATTTCTGGCGGATCGCGATGCGGCCGGGCAAGCCGCTGATGGCCGGGCAGCTGAGCGCGACGATGGTGCTCGGCCTGCCGGGCAACCCGGTCTCGGCCTTTGTCACCTCGGCGCTGTTCCTGATGCCGCTGATCGCGGCGATGGGCGGGGCGACTGCGCCGCTGCCGCCCACCCTGTCGCTGCCGCTTGGCGAGGCGCTGCCCGCAGTCGGGCCACGCGCCGATTATCTGCGCGGTCGCGTGGCCGATGGGCGTGTTTTTCCGGTGGGGGTTCAGGACAGCGGGGTGCTGACCGGGCTTGCCCGCGCCGATGCGCTGATCATCCGCCCCGCTCATGCCCCGGCATTGCCTGCCGGCGCGTTCGCCGATGTTCACATCATTGCTTGA
- a CDS encoding citrate synthase yields MTDMAKLTLGGAEIDLPVRKGSVGPDVIDIRKLYGQTGAFTYDPGFTSTASCESGLTYIDGDQGILLHRGYPIDQLAEKSSFMEVCYLLLNGELPKKDELDKFTYTITRHTMLHEQLATFYRGFRRDAHPMAVMCGVVGALSAFYHDSTDITDPHQRMVASHRLIAKMPTIAAMAYKYSVGQPFLYPDNSLSYSGNFLRMTFGVPAEPYQVDPVVEAAMDKIFILHADHEQNASTSTVRLAGSSGANPFACIAAGIACLWGPAHGGANEAALNMLREIGRPEKIPEYIARAKDKNDPFRLMGFGHRVYKNYDPRAKVMQKTANEVLEKLGVTDPIFDVARELEQIALKDDYFVEKKLYPNVDFYSGVILSAIGFPTSMFTALFALARTVGWVAQWNEMISDPEQKIGRPRQLYTGPSQRDYVPLDQR; encoded by the coding sequence ATGACTGACATGGCGAAACTGACGCTGGGCGGAGCCGAAATCGACCTGCCGGTCCGCAAGGGCAGTGTCGGCCCGGATGTGATCGACATCCGCAAGCTCTACGGCCAGACCGGCGCCTTCACCTATGATCCGGGCTTCACCTCCACCGCCAGCTGCGAATCGGGCCTGACCTATATCGACGGCGATCAGGGCATCCTGCTCCATCGCGGCTATCCGATCGACCAGCTCGCCGAAAAGTCGAGCTTCATGGAGGTGTGCTACCTGCTCCTGAACGGCGAGCTGCCGAAGAAGGACGAGCTGGACAAGTTCACCTACACCATCACCCGCCACACGATGCTGCACGAGCAGCTGGCGACCTTCTATCGCGGGTTCCGCCGCGACGCGCATCCGATGGCGGTCATGTGCGGCGTCGTCGGCGCGCTGTCGGCCTTCTACCATGATTCGACCGACATCACCGATCCGCACCAGCGGATGGTCGCCAGCCACCGGCTGATCGCCAAGATGCCGACCATCGCGGCGATGGCGTATAAATATTCGGTCGGCCAGCCCTTCCTCTACCCGGACAACTCGCTGTCCTATTCGGGCAATTTCCTGCGCATGACCTTCGGCGTGCCGGCTGAGCCCTATCAGGTCGATCCGGTGGTCGAAGCGGCGATGGACAAGATCTTCATCCTGCACGCCGATCACGAACAGAATGCGTCGACCTCGACCGTGCGGCTGGCCGGTTCGTCGGGCGCCAATCCCTTCGCCTGCATCGCGGCGGGCATCGCCTGCCTGTGGGGCCCGGCGCATGGCGGCGCAAACGAAGCGGCGCTCAACATGCTGCGCGAAATCGGCCGTCCGGAAAAGATTCCGGAATATATCGCCCGCGCCAAGGACAAGAATGATCCGTTCCGCCTGATGGGCTTTGGCCACCGGGTCTACAAGAACTATGACCCGCGCGCCAAGGTGATGCAGAAGACCGCGAACGAGGTTCTGGAAAAGCTGGGCGTCACCGATCCGATCTTCGACGTTGCGCGCGAACTCGAACAGATCGCGCTCAAGGACGATTATTTCGTCGAGAAGAAGCTCTATCCGAACGTCGATTTCTATTCGGGTGTCATCCTGTCGGCGATCGGTTTCCCGACCTCGATGTTCACCGCGCTGTTCGCCCTTGCCCGCACCGTCGGCTGGGTGGCGCAGTGGAACGAGATGATCTCGGACCCCGAACAGAAGATCGGCCGCCCGCGCCAGCTCTACACCGGGCCGTCGCAGCGCGATTATGTCCCGCTCGACCAGCGCTGA